One Pseudorasbora parva isolate DD20220531a chromosome 8, ASM2467924v1, whole genome shotgun sequence DNA window includes the following coding sequences:
- the LOC137084534 gene encoding uncharacterized protein, translating into MSSEERSTSFSHAETSERPSRPRRTPKHLEEYLLDYGHHRPALSSPPTAEVPAEQRGAAAAVGINSQSRSVSRQGEQPDTSSLDMLNMSSLRKILKSISEKERDEAADMTVLHSKLKQYENRQRRRKELMEHITSFLREEEDEDDQFGKPPTTPLRSHLVTSSHPPPASHSTLASQSPEVELLTQGQVSPTHINSSTPAAEADHSNPGFVPIQPVASLPLYSPLSSGTLPGAVAHATRAETVPIRLEKEFYRYGDAGNVFQPQVQPLLVAPTPTYQHPSVPYLYTTVAPPPRQPAISLPTSFSIPHYTSMPPVASVPHRPLHAAPQPKIPDFVNDNEREFANLKLALDNLLEPHAELDEKYKYHILLEHLKLPEAQMIGQSCRHHSYPYSAAMQALQLQYGQPHQLAQSEIAAILTAPEVKSNDANSFQSFALRVHLLVSMLLTLEGPRGMELNCCSHVDRLLSKLPKYLRDGFIEFLLLQGKLNSPNINPYNLQDFAGWLQVKAQQQRLSSRLVQRYQYEKSPSITKEKTMGKPRSQSTALYHGAAPTESKACLSPKVSQKRTPPKVNCLFCSSKDHYITRCSSIKEHSVDELCKWISEGKRCWKCARSHAPEVCTLKKPCSECGGIHLQVLHGVARRHATGTSSDTSESRIYLLPSIASGRVLLKVVPVLLHHKSKTLETYAILDDGAQRTMILPNAIQQLRLKGEPETLALRTVRPDTTHLSGSRVTFEISPRGNPEKRFQVFGAFTASGLDLVEQSYPVQTLQRRYAHLRGIPLQPFHKVRPLVLIGSDQVHLITPEEPIRQGNKGGELVEATQQNCLGASTSNSTNSEPGTSREAEAVLLRACQLQSFPEEVAALRANKPVPAHSRLVSLAPEWDPLTNMIRVGGRLRRSETLDTEQIHPIVLDPKHAVTKLLIKEFDERLLHPGAERVYAEIRRQYWILRGRQAIKHHQLLCLSCQRWRAQPKVPQMADLPPERLRLLCPPFYSTGVDCFGPYLVKIGRRNEKRWGLIFKCLTTRAVHTELLNSMDADAFLLALRRFIARRGKPHEIRSDCGTNFRGADRELREAFSVMEPELKTQLSKYQISFKFNPPSAPHFGGIWEREVRSIKNALQVAVGTQAVAEDVLSTVLVEVEGILNSKPLGYVSTDVADIDPITPNILLMGRRDASLPQVAYTQGDMGRRRWRHCQNMVDQFWIQFTRNYLPTLQIRQKWKKSSENLEADAVVLIVDPQLPRAQWPIGRVQKTLPGSDGCVRTAEVVIDGKTYLRPVARLIKLPTVEGITKDL; encoded by the coding sequence atgtcatcagaaGAGCGATCAACCTCGTTCTCTCATGCTGAGACTTCAGAGAGACCCTCGCGGCCTCGTCGCACACCCAAGCATCTGGAAGAATATCTTCTTGATTATGGCCATCACCGACCTGCCCTTTCCTCCCCACCTACAGCAGAGGTGCCAGCGGAGCAGAGAGGAGCAGCAGCCGCAGTGGGCATAAATAGTCAGTCACGATCAGTCTCCAGACAGGGTGAGCAGCCAGACACCAGTTCTTTGGACATGTTGAACATGAGTTCATTGAGGAAAATCTTGAAATCTATTTCTGAAAAAGAAAGGGATGAAGCTGCCGATATGACTGTGCTTCACAGTAAGCTTAAACAATATGAAAACCGACAGCGTCGGCGCAAAGAACTGATGGAACACATCACATCGTTCCTGAGGGAAGAAGAAGATGAAGATGATCAATTCGGAAAGCCTCCCACAACTCCACTAAGATCTCATTTAGTAACTTCTTCACATCCACCTCCCGCAAGTCACTCTACCTTGGCATCGCAGTCACCTGAAGTTGAGTTACTTACCCAGGGACAGGTGAGTCCTACACATATAAATTCAAGTACACCTGCAGCAGAGGCTGATCACTCCAACCCTGGGTTTGTGCCAATACAGCCAGTCGCTTCACTCCCTTTGTACTCACCACTTTCGTCTGGGACATTACCTGGCGCCGTAGCCCATGCTACAAGAGCAGAGACTGTGCCCATACGGCTTGAAAAGGAGTTTTACCGCTATGGCGATGCTGGAAACGTCTTTCAGCCTCAGGTGCAGCCACTGTTAGTTGCTCCCACGCCAACCTACCAGCATCCCAGTGTGCCTTACCTCTACACAACAGTGGCACCTCCTCCACGACAACCAGCCATCTCTCTGCCGACAAGCTTTTCAATTCCTCACTATACTTCAATGCCTCCAGTAGCGTCAGTACCTCACCGCCCATTACATGCTGCTCCCCAGCCAAAGATTCCTGATTTTGTGAATGACAACGAGAGGGAATTTGCTAATCTGAAGTTGGCACTGGACAACCTTTTGGAACCTCATGCAGAGCTCGATGAAAAGTACAAGTACCACATCTTGCTGGAACATCTCAAATTGCCTGAGGCACAGATGATTGGACAGTCTTGTCGCCACCATTCATACCCATATTCAGCGGCTATGCAAGCTCTTCAGTTGCAATATGGTCAACCACACCAGCTGGCTCAGAGCGAAATAGCAGCAATCCTCACAGCACCAGAGGTCAAATCAAATGACGCTAACAGTTTCCAGAGTTTCGCACTCCGCGTCCATCTACTAGTAAGCATGCTTTTGACTTTGGAGGGGCCCAGAGGGATGGAGTTGAACTGCTGCTCGCATGTAGATCGCTTGCTCAGTAAGCTGCCCAAATACTTAAGAGATGGCTTCATAGAGTTTCTCCTGTTGCAAGGGAAGCTCAACTCTCCAAATATTAACCCGTACAACCTACAAGACTTTGCTGGATGGTTGCAAGTCAAGGCTCAGCAGCAGAGACTGTCCAGTAGGTTAGTGCAGCGCTACCAATATGAAAAATCTCCAAGCATTACAAAGGAGAAGACTATGGGTAAACCTAGAAGCCAAAGTACAGCCTTGTATCATGGCGCAGCACCTACAGAGTCTAAAGCCTGCCTCAGTCCTAAGGTGTCTCAGAAGAGAACTCCACCCAAAGTTAACTGTCTCTTCTGTAGCAGCAAAGACCACTACATCACTCGATGCAGCAGTATCAAGGAACACTCCGTTGATGAACTTTGCAAGTGGATCTCAGAAGGAAAGCGCTGCTGGAAATGTGCTCGTTCACATGCTCCTGAAGTATGCACCTTAAAGAAACCATGCAGCGAATGTGGTGGTATCCACCTTCAAGTCCTTCATGGTGTGGCCCGAAGACATGCAACCGGCACATCATCAGATACCTCTGAAAGTCGTATCTACCTCCTACCCTCCATTGCATCAGGCAGAGTCCTCCTGAAGGTAGTACCAGTTCTGTTACACCACAAATCAAAGACGTTGGAGACGTATGCTATATTAGATGACGGAGCACAGCGCACCATGATCCTACCCAATGCCATTCAGCAGCTTCGGCTTAAAGGTGAACCTGAGACTCTAGCCCTTCGTACCGTCCGACCTGACACCACGCATCTCAGTGGCTCCAGGGTCACCTTTGAAATCTCCCCAAGAGGTAACCCAGAGAAACGCTTTCAAGTGTTTGGAGCATTCACAGCTTCTGGTCTAGATCTGGTGGAGCAGTCATACCCTGTTCAAACTCTTCAGAGACGGTATGCACATCTTAGGGGAATTCCGCTACAGCCATTTCACAAGGTACGTCCGTTGGTGCTCATAGGTTCAGACCAGGTTCACCTCATTACTCCAGAAGAGCCTATTCGCCAAGGCAACAAAGGGGGTGAACTAGTGGAGGCAACTCAACAAAACTGTCTAGGTGCGTCCACATCAAACTCCACAAACAGTGAACCCGGCACCAGCAGAGAAGCGGAAGCTGTTCTGCTAAGAGCATGCCAACTCCAGAGCTTTCCTGAAGAAGTGGCGGCCCTCAGGGCAAACAAACCAGTTCCTGCGCACAGCCGGTTAGTCAGTCTTGCTCCGGAATGGGATCCACTGACTAACATGATTAGAGTTGGGGGCCGTTTAAGGAGGTCGGAAACCTTAGACACAGAGCAAATCCACCCAATTGTACTAGACCCAAAACACGCAGTAACAAAGCTCCTTATCAAAGAATTTGATGAGCGACTGCTACACCCAGGAGCAGAGAGGGTTTATGCTGAGATACGAAGACAGTACTGGATTCTCAGAGGACGCCAGGCTATAAAGCACCATCAACTTCTTTGTCTGTCCTGTCAGCGCTGGAGGGCACAGCCAAAGGTACCCCAAATGGCAGATTTGCCACCAGAACGCCTCCGACTGCTCTGTCCACCTTTCTACTCCACCGGTGTTGACTGCTTTGGCCCATACCTGGTCAAAATTGGAAGGCGGAATGAGAAACGCTGGGGCCTGATCTTCAAATGTCTCACCACTAGGGCAGTTCACACTGAGCTTCTTAATTCAATGGATGCAGACGCTTTCCTTCTTGCACTCCGTCGGTTCATCGCCAGAAGAGGTAAACCACACGAGATTCGTTCTGATTGTGGCACCAACTTCCGCGGAGCTGACAGAGAACTACGAGAAGCTTTCTCAGTGATGGAACCAGAGCTGAAGACCCAGCTTTCAAAATACCAAATTAGCTTCAAGTTTAATCCTCCCAGCGCTCCACACTTTGGCGGAATATGGGAGCGTGAAGTCCGTTCCATAAAGAATGCTCTTCAGGTAGCGGTTGGAACCCAAGCCGTAGCAGAGGATGTCCTGTCCACCGTCCTAGTGGAGGTAGAGGGGATTCTTAATTCAAAACCACTTGGATATGTTTCAACAGATGTTGCTGACATTGATCCTATCACTCCAAATATTCTCCTTATGGGGCGGCGGGATGCCTCGCTTCCGCAAGTGGCCTACACTCAAGGAGATATGGGGCGGCGAAGATGGCGTCACTGCCAGAATATGGTGGACCAATTCTGGATACAGTTCACAAGGAACTACCTGCCTACTCTCCAGATTCGGCAGAAGTGGAAAAAAtcttcagagaatctggaagcAGATGCTGTTGTGTTGATCGTAGATCCCCAACTCCCAAGAGCTCAGTGGCCCATAGGCAGAGTTCAAAAGACATTGCCTGGGAGTGACGGATGTGTGCGAACTGCTGAAGTTGTCATTGATGGTAAAACTTACCTCAGACCAGTTGCCCGGCTGATAAAGTTGCCAACAGTGGAAGGTATCACTAAAGACCTTTAG